The window GGAGGCGGGCCCCTTCGACGATCTGGCCGCGCTCACACGCGCCAAACTCATTCACCTCGAAGAGCCCTTCCGGCCCCGCCCCTCCTGGCCCGAGTGGTTCGCCAGTCACGGGCAGACCTTCGAAGACAGGGGAGAGGGCTTGAGGCTCAACGACTATGCGCTGGTGATCCAGGCCGCGTTCGAGGGGCAGGGCGTGGCGCTCGGCTGGCGCCACCTGGTGGACGACCTGATGCGCCGCGGTTTCCTGACCGCCGCGCGGCCTGAGATCCTGAGTGGGGAGGCCGCCTTCTATCTGGTCTGGCCGGAGGGGGCGCTGGCGCGCCCGCAGGTGCGGGCGGTCAAGGACTGGCTGCTCGAAAAGGCCTCGGATCAGCCCGCGCCCTGAAGCGATCCCTTGCGATCGGAAGACGTGTCAGGCCCGGCGGGGGTAGCCCGCGCCCTCGGCGGAATCCGCCGCATGGCGGTTGCGGTTCGTCACCATCCGGTCGTGCAGCTGCGTGATCAGACGGCTGCCCGTCTTCTCGAAACAGAAAGGCAGAACGGCATGAACTGCGCAGGCCAGCGTGGCGAGGAGCAGGGTGAAGGCAAAGGAACCCGCAACGAGGAAATGCTCGCCGTAGGTCTCGTCCACGGACGCGGGATGCTCGGTGAAAAGCTGTTTCAGCATGATCTCGTCTCTCTCCAGCGCTTTACGTTCAGGTTCTGAACACCCTACCAGAAT of the Limibacillus sp. genome contains:
- a CDS encoding DUF6356 family protein, encoding MLKQLFTEHPASVDETYGEHFLVAGSFAFTLLLATLACAVHAVLPFCFEKTGSRLITQLHDRMVTNRNRHAADSAEGAGYPRRA